GCCGCAGGCGCGTCAGGGCCGCCAGCACCTCGATGCGGCGCTCCTGGTCCTTCATCTTCGACTTGCGCGTCTCCAGGTCGGACAGGGCCGCCAGGCGCGCGTCCTCGTAGAGAGTCCACTCCGGTGGCGACAGCACGACGGGCACGTGCACGTCCGTGCGCGGCGGCAGTTGAGCCTCCACCTGGGACTTGGTGCGGCGCAGGAGGAAGGGCTGGAGCACCCGGGCCAGCGCGGGCGCGGCCGTGGGGTCCACCTGCTTTTCAATCGGCGCGGCGAAGCGGTTGCGGAACGCCTCCAGGCTGCCCAGCAGCCCCGGGAAGACGACGGCGAAGAGGGCCCACAGCTCGCCCAGGTGGTTCTCCAGCGGCGTGCCGGACAGCGCGAACTTGAAGTCGCCCTGGAGCGCCCTCGCCGCGCGGAAGCGCTGCGTGGCCGCGTTCTTCAGTTGCTGGGCCTCGTCGAAGACGATGGTGGAGAAGCGCAGCGCGGCCAGCCGCTCGATGTCGCGCACGAGCAGGCCGTAGCTGAGCACTAGCACGTCGCGAGGCCCCAGCCGCTCCAGCGTGCCGCCCCGGTCCTCCGCGTCGGAGAAGATCGTCACCTTGAGGGACGGCGCGAAGCGCTTCGCCTCGTCGCGCCAGTTGAAGGCCACGGACGTGGGCGCCAGCACCAGCGCGGGCCCCTGCTTCGCGCGCTCCAGCAGCACGGCCAGGGCCTGCACCGTCTTGCCCAGGCCCATGTCGTCCGCCAGCACCCCACCCGCGTTCCACGACGCCAGCCGCGTGAGCCAGCGGAAGCCCTCCAACTGGTAGTCGCGCAGCTCCGTCTTGAGCGTCGCGGGCACCCGGGGCTTCAGCTCCTTCGCCGCGAAGATGCGCTCGACCAGCGACTTCCAGGACGCGTCCGCGTCGATGATGGCGCCCGCGGTGCCCAGCCCCGCCAGGGCCTCCGCGGCGGACGGGCCCACTTCCAATCCGTGGCGCGAGTGGTAGGCGTGATCCGCCAGCTTCTCCAACTGCTCGCGCAGCGCTGCTTCAATCTCCACCCAGGTGCGCGCGTCCACCTGGACGAAGCGCTCCTTGCGCCGGGCCGCGTCCAAGAGGCGCGCCAGCTCCACCCGCTCGCCCTCCACGGACAGGCTGCCCAGCACGCCGAACCACTCGCGCTTGCGCTCCAGGACGACCTTCAGGTCCCCCGCGCCGCGCTTCGGCACGAGCCGCATGGACGTGCCCACCCACTCCAGCTCCGGCCGGGGCTCCATCTCCGCGCACGCGGCCAGCACCGCCAGGCCGCCCTGCGCGCTGTGGAAGAGGAAGCAGAACGGCAGCTCCTGCGGCTCCGCCGTCTGCAAGGGCAGCCGGGCCTGGAGCGCCGTGGCCGCCGACAGCTCGCGCCCGAAGTCGCGCACCGCATGGAAGGAGCGCGTGTCCCGCCGCACGTAGACGTCTCGAGGCCCCTCGCCCGGCAGGAACGCCTGGCTGTCCGGCATCGCGCGCAGCCGCAGCTCCAGCCGCACCGCTCCTCCGGGCTGTCCCTCCAACCGGAGCACCGGGAGCTGCTGCGGCGCGATGGACTCGCCCATCACGCTGCGGGGCATGGCCACCGGCAGGCGCACGGAGAACTTCGACAGCTGCTCCAGGAGCGCGCCGTGGCTCTCCGGCGGAAACGCGTTGCCGTGCCGCTGGAGCACCGTGGCCAGCGCGCGCACCTCCGGGCTCACGTCCAGCACCGTGAGCACGTGCGCGCCCTCATCCCAGAGGAACACCGCGTCCTCGGGCTTCGACTTGCGCACGCGCTCCAGGAGCGGCGCGGGCAGCACGGCGCCGTCCACGCCCGCGTTCACCAGCACGGTGCCGCCGCGGTCCTCGGCGACCAGGCCCACCTTCTCGCGCTCGATGCGCACCGGGATGTCCTGCGTGCCCTCCAATGACAGACGCGGATGGTCGATCAGCTCGAACAGCAGCGCGCGCGACGCGGGGGCCGTGCCGTCGGGGAGCAGCGTGGCGATGCGCGAGTCCGCGGGGCCCAGCTGCGAGCCGTACTCCTGGAGCAGCTTGCGCCGGCCGACCTTCGCACCCGTCGTGCGCTGGCCCTTCTTCGTGCGCCGGTGCACGTACGGCGCGACCTCCACGCCGTACCCTTCGATGACGTCCAGGCGCCAGGAGATCTCCACGCCTCCGCCGCCGCCCGGACTCTCCTCCACCGCCCGCTCCAGCGCGCGCAGCGTCCGCGCCCACGCGGGCCGCACCAGCTCCTCCAGCGTCTCGCCGAAGGCCTCCGTCCAGCGCTGCCGCAGCCACAGGAGCGTGGTGTCCACCGCCGCCAGCTGGTGCACGCAGAACGTGGCGCCGCAGGAGCAGTCCACCGTCACGCCCGACGGACTGAACGTCAGCCGCGCGTCCGGCAGGATGAAGCCCGAGCCCGGCGGGGACACCGGCGCCTCGGAGATGCGCGTCTCCTTGAGGCGGAAGCCCGGCAGGTCCGGCTCCTCCACCAGCGCCTCCAGCGACAGCGCCCGCTCCGGACGCGGCGCGATGCCCGGCGGCACGCGGGCCCTCCAGGCGAGCAGCATCCCGTGGACCGTGTGCGTGCGCTTGTCGGACGGGGGCGCGAGCCGCTCCGCGATGGTTGCCCGCGCCTCGATGGCGCCCTGCCGCTCGTCCTCCACGTAGCGCCAGGCGAGCTTCGGCAGCAGGTCCCGCATGCGCGGCGTGGGCAGCACCTCCGCCGTCCAGCGGTCGAGCGTGTCCTGTGCCAGCACCTCCACCAGCCGGCGGCGCGAAATCACGGCGCGCACCTGCGGCAGGTACGCGGCCTCCACGCGCGGGGTGAGCAGCGCGAGGCTCAGGCGGGCCAGGTGCTCCAGCCCTTCGGCCCTCAGCCACGCGCGCAGGTCCGCCTCCGTCTGGAACGGGGGCTCGTGGGGGCTCTGCGCGGGCTTGGGTGGGGGGGACTGCTCGGCCATGGGGACTGACGACGAAAGCGTCAGTCTACCTTGGCCATGCGGCGGCGATCACCGAGGAACTCTTCCACTCCCAGCACGATGTTCTTCGCCACCTCGTCCTGGTAGCGCTCGGACGCCAGGCGCTTCTCGTCCTCGGCGTGCGACAGGAAGGACGTCTCCACCAGGATGGCGGGCATCTTCGCGCCCAGGAGCACGTAGAACAGCGCCTCCTTGTGGCCCAGGTCCTTGATGCCGTCGTACTGGGCGGACAGGCCCGTCACCAGGTTGTGCTGCACGGCGTTCGCCAGACGCGACGACTCCTCCGTGTTCGCCTTGGTGGCCAGGTCCGCCAGGATGAACTGGAGGTCGCTGATGCCCTTCTCGGAGGACGCGTTCTCGCGCGCGGCCAGGCGGATGGAGTAGCGGTCCGCGGAGGTGTTGAGCGTGTACGTCTCGATGCCGCGCAGCTTGTGCGTCGCCGCCGAGTTGCAGTGCACCGAGATGAACAGGTCGCCGTGCGCCTCGTTGGCCAGCTTCGCGCGGTCCTCCAGGCGGATGAACGAGTCGTCGTCGCGGGTGAGCACCACCTCCAGGCCCTTCTCCCGCAGGCCGTCCGCGACCTTCTTGGAGATGGCCAGCGCCACGTCCTTCTCCTTCGTCCCCGCCTTGCCGATGGCGCCGGAGTCGTGGCCACCGTGGCCCGCGTCGATGACCACGCGCCGCACCTTCAGCCCCAGCTGCTCCGCCAGCGTCAGCTCCGCGTGGCGCGACTGCTTCGCCACCGCCTTGAGCCGCGCCTGCGCCACCTGCGCGTCCACCGGCGCCGTCACCGGGCGCGGGGCCTCCTGCACCGGGCGCGTCTGCTTCGACGCCACGGCCTCGGGCTGCACGGGCTTCACAGCCGGGGCCGGCTCCACCTGCGCGGGGGCCTTCGACGCCACGGCCGGGGTCTCCACGCGGGCCTCCGGCTTCGCGGGCTGCGACGTCCCGTTCGAGGACGCCACCGCCTCCGGAGCCTTCGTCTCGGCCTTCGCGCCGTCCTTGGGGCCGTCTTTCGTCTCAAGGGCCCGGTCGGCGACGGTGGGCGCGTCCACGATGGTGGCCGCCGGGGCCTTCGCGCTGTCCGAGCCGGAGGCAGCAGGGGCGCTCGGATCCAGGCGGGGCAGCACGGGGGACGGCTCGCGCGCGAGCTTGCTGATGGCATCCACCAGCGGCGAGTTGGGGTTCGAGGCGGCGACGGCGGTGTCAGGCGTCGACTTCACCACCGGGGGCAGCGGCTTCACCGTGGGCTTCGCGGGCGGAGTCCGGTTGGACGGCGGCAGCGAGGCCAGCAGCGCGCGGAGCTCCTTGCCCTGGTCGCCCTTGGGGTTGGTGGCCAGCGACTCGTTGAGGATCTTCCGGGCCGCCTCCGGCTTGTCCAGGCGGTTGACGTGGATGCGCGCCAGCGCCAGCGCCGCGTCGTCCGCGAGCCGGTGCTTCGGGTGCGCCTCCACCAGCTTGGAGTAGTCCGTGATGGCCGCCTGCAGGTCCTCCTCGACGAAGGAGATGCGGCTGAGCTCCTGGAGCAGGTCTCCCGCGGTGAAGAGGGCGTCGGGGGCGCGGTCGCTCTTGGGGAAGCGCGTGGCCACGGCCTCGAAGCGGTGCACGACGTTGAGCCAGTGGTGGCGCAGCTTGCGGCGGGACGCGTCGTCCTTCAGCGCGTAGTAGGAGCGGCGGGCCTGCTGATACGCCTCCTCGGCTTCGTTGCGCTTGCTGGCTCCGACGGCGCTCGGGGCCGTGAGGAGCAGCACGGGCAGCACGAAGTGGGAGAAGCGTACGCGCATGGAAGCCTCCGGACGTTGCAGCTACAGGCGTGTGTCACACGGCCTCCGGGGGCCAGCAACTTTTCAACCCCACCTGTCCGTCCGTCAGCGCACCCAGCCCAGCGTCCGCGCCAGCTCCTCGTCGATGACCCGGCACCAGCCCGGCTCGCCAGGAACGACGGCCGCCAGCACCTTGCCGCCGTTGCGCACCGGGGCCCGCTGGGGGCGGCAGCGCGCCCGCACGGGGTGTTTCACGTCCTGGCGGAAGAAGTGCGCGGGGAACACCGCTTCGCCCTTCCCTTCCGGCAGGTAGCCGTCATCCGGGGTGAGCCACACCAGCGCGCCCAGGCGCAGGGGCACCACCTCCCGGCGCCACAGCCGCCGCACCTCCCATGCGAACCCGGCCAACGCCACCAGCAAGCCCAGGCCCAGGCCCCAGGGCAGGAGTCCCACCCGTGCCGCCCGCGCCCGAGCATGGGTCGCCTCGCGCGGACGTCCCGGCTGGGAGGGATCCACCAGCAACTGCACGCGAGCGCCATGGCCCAGGGAGGCCGCGTGGTCCGCGTCCGTGCGCACGCCCGACACGGAATGCTCCTCGCCCGCGAACGTGTAGAGGACGTCCAGCGTGCCCTCCGCGTCCTCGCGCTGGTTCCAGGGCGGCGCATGGCTTGCGCCCACCAGCGCGTCCACCAGCTCCGCGCGGGCCGTGAAGCGCTGCTCCTCCACGAAGTAGCGTCCCACGTAGCCGGCGCCCAGGCCGAGCACGGCGATGACCACCAGGCCCAGCACCACGCCACGCACCAGCCGCGCCACCGCCCCAGGCACCTGGGCAAGTCGGACACGGCGGGGGGCATGGGGAATGGCGAGCTGCATGGCGGACGGAGACTACTTCACGACCGGTGCGCGCGCTCCATTCGTGCCCGGCTCAGCGCTCCGATGGCCCTATGTCAGATTGGGTCCTGATTCCACGAGCCTCCTAGCTCTCGCTTCAGCGCATTAAGGGGTCAGCGGAGGCGGAGTATCGTCATCTCGCCGTTGGAATGCTCAGCCGAGAACTCCCTTCCGCGTGGGAAAATGCCCTTTGGCAGTGGGTTACAAGCAAAGGGGTTATGGATGAGTACGAAGTCATCACCCCAATTACCGCCGCGCTCCGCTGCGTGACGACTCACAGTTGCATCCGAGTACAGGATGCCGCTGACGCCTGCATGCTCGTCATTTGCAAACAGGGTCGTTGGAACAATTGAGAGTGCCGCAAGTTCGCTCGACGGAACTTGCGTATTGGCGGGTGGATTTCGCTTCTTTGATATACCCATTCTAGACGTCCAGCCTGAGTTCTCGACCTCAAGCGACGCCGTGTTCACAGTGAAATACTGGTGTCCAATTGGGAACACGGCCCGCACTATGAGGGGATAGTCGCTCCGTGCGGCAAATGCATGCGGTACGGCTCCTGCATTGACTGCGATGACATAGGCATCTTCCGCTTTTATGCGGCCACGCCCAATTCGCTTGGCGCGCTGTTTGATCTTGGATGCAATAACACCCGTGATGCGCAGAACCATCTGCTCTTCGGGCAAGTAGCCAACATGTACAGTGCCGGGCGCAAGCTCTGGTAGCGGAGGCACGCTATTAGGGTTGTCCTGATCGCCTGCGTCAGCAGCGACAGCCTCGAACCAGGCTGCGCTACCGTCCGGCAAGCGTACGAGTGCATCGGGGGCATCATCACGGAGCGGTTCCAGTTGGAGGCCAACATCCAGGAGTGCAGCGCAAAGGTACATCTCCCAGAAGCGCCTATGCGTCTGTCGCGGAAACTCACTCTGCCAGTGGGAAGATGCGAGCGGTCGGAATCGCGACCACATTTCCTCCAGATGCGCCCGTAACTGCGCATGAAGTGGGATTTTCTCTAGAAGGGCCCTGTACTCCGGATCATCACCCAACTGGGCTTGGCGATTAAAAAGAGGCATATTCATGGTTGATGAATTGACGATGCTTGCATGGAGACTACGCATTCACTGCGAGGGCTTTGACCGATCGAGGCTCGGGAAGTACATTGCAGTAACGAGCCTTGAAGCTGTATGCGAATGCGGGCACGGAGGAAGAATAGCTCTCCACGATCGCCAATACGCACCTGCAACTCCTTAAGCCTTTGCTACGGCCCCGCGTCCGGCGGCCCGTCGCTCGTTATTGATACGAGCGGTCAGGGGAATGTCACGTTACCGAGCGTGATGCTCCGGGGCCCATCTGCTTCCCAGAGCTTGAGCGAGAAGGGCCCTTGGTCGGCCGCCGCAGGGGCCTCGGCCTCGACGATCACGCGTCCTTTGGTTTTCCCTGGCAGTATTGGCGTGACTTGCCACACCCGGAGTACCGTCAAATCTTCGCCAAGCCTGCCTTTAAGCGTCGCACCCTCCGCCCTCCACGGCCGCGTTCCCGTCTTGAGTTCAATCCAGACATCCGCAGCCACCAGCTTATTGGCGCGGTAGCTGTTGACGATGGATGCCTCAAGTCCCTTGGACGCTGTTTGCTCGACGGCCCTGGTCAGGACATGCCCCGCCACGCCGTGTAGATCCAATCCGCCATTGAACAGGAGCCCTGTCAATCCAGCAGGCGCCTCGCGCTCGGACGCCATGCGCGCCAGTTCTTCCTTGCACTGCAGGGCCTCCGCGCGGGTATCCCGGATTTCTTGCTGATACGTTTCAATCGTCCGCCGCGCCCGGTAGACCTCGATGGTGGCCTCCGCTTTCGCCGGATGAACCTTCAGCACGAACACCGCGGTTGATGGCGCCGCGCCGTCCCGAAAGCGCACCACCATCTTTAGCCGTTCACCTGGAGAGGCGCTCACTGACGGCACGAGTCTGAGGGTCGCCTGCCCTACGTCCACGAGAGAAAAACGCTGGCGGCTCTCTAGTTCGATGCTCTCGCGCTGAAGCTCTGAGTCGAAGAGGAGCATCGTGGAAAGGCCCGGGCTGACCACCACTTCACTCGCGCTCCCGGCTTCCTCTGGACTCAATTCAATGCGCCGTGCTCCCGGCACTGAGGATGAAACCGGCGGCTGTGCTGCAGCCGCGCTCCCAACCAGAAGCAGCCCCAACAGAACGACCAGCGATAAAGAGGGCACTCGACAGTCTTTCCGTAAGAGTCGCTATTCAAACTCAGCAACCGCCTTCACATAAGCCGTCGTCCAGATGCGCGCTCGGGAGGGAGAATCGTCGCCTGCTTCCCGCGCCATTCCTCGCGGCCCCTCTTCGGCATAGACGTCAAAGCAAACAGGGAAGCTGTCGCCCTGTGACGTCGTAGCCCAGGTGAGGCGAGCATAGACACGGTCACGCACAATGCTCCGCCCAGACAGAACACTGTTGCCCGGCAGGCCTTCCCAGCCCCCAATGAGATGGACTTCAACGGGTCCCTCTCCTATTGAAATGATCCGAGGTCTTACCCGTGCGAATTCCGCCGGCTGCTTATCCCCAATGTCTATCCCCCGCTTCGCCATGGCCTTCACCGCTCCCACCGGACACGGCTCAGGCGGCGGTGGCGGACGCACCTGCGGCCCGGGACACGCGAGCGCGGTGCAAGCCGCCGCCGTGCTCACCGCACGGGCCATGACGCCCATCCCCTTCTTTGTGGGCTTCGAGGTGATTTGAAGGGGCTGCATCTGGTTCGGCTGCGTCGTCACGGTGGCTGAATCCTCCTGGAGCATCGCGGGGAGCGCGACGGCCGCGGCGGTGGCCTCCGGCCTGATGGGAGCTGCGGCGCGGTCAGCTTGTGGGGACTTGCCAGGGGTCGCTACTTCCTGACGGGGGATGAAAACGGGCCCCGCGAGTCCCCATCCTGCCCCTGCCAGGACGAGCACCCCGGCGAGAGCCGCCCAGGTGCGAAAGGCCCCGCGCTTCGCAGGAGCGACAAGCACTGTCGTCGTGGCAGGCGGCATCTCGTTCACCGCTGGCGCCCCTTTCTCGGGAAGGCGCTTGCCTCGGCGGGGACGACGCCGGGGCTGGTTCATCCACTGCTCGAAGCTGTCGAGGTCCTCCCCCTCCGTCGTCGCGGAGTCCCCGGCATAGGCGTCGCAGAGCGGCACGTCC
The sequence above is drawn from the Corallococcus macrosporus genome and encodes:
- a CDS encoding DEAD/DEAH box helicase, with translation MAEQSPPPKPAQSPHEPPFQTEADLRAWLRAEGLEHLARLSLALLTPRVEAAYLPQVRAVISRRRLVEVLAQDTLDRWTAEVLPTPRMRDLLPKLAWRYVEDERQGAIEARATIAERLAPPSDKRTHTVHGMLLAWRARVPPGIAPRPERALSLEALVEEPDLPGFRLKETRISEAPVSPPGSGFILPDARLTFSPSGVTVDCSCGATFCVHQLAAVDTTLLWLRQRWTEAFGETLEELVRPAWARTLRALERAVEESPGGGGGVEISWRLDVIEGYGVEVAPYVHRRTKKGQRTTGAKVGRRKLLQEYGSQLGPADSRIATLLPDGTAPASRALLFELIDHPRLSLEGTQDIPVRIEREKVGLVAEDRGGTVLVNAGVDGAVLPAPLLERVRKSKPEDAVFLWDEGAHVLTVLDVSPEVRALATVLQRHGNAFPPESHGALLEQLSKFSVRLPVAMPRSVMGESIAPQQLPVLRLEGQPGGAVRLELRLRAMPDSQAFLPGEGPRDVYVRRDTRSFHAVRDFGRELSAATALQARLPLQTAEPQELPFCFLFHSAQGGLAVLAACAEMEPRPELEWVGTSMRLVPKRGAGDLKVVLERKREWFGVLGSLSVEGERVELARLLDAARRKERFVQVDARTWVEIEAALREQLEKLADHAYHSRHGLEVGPSAAEALAGLGTAGAIIDADASWKSLVERIFAAKELKPRVPATLKTELRDYQLEGFRWLTRLASWNAGGVLADDMGLGKTVQALAVLLERAKQGPALVLAPTSVAFNWRDEAKRFAPSLKVTIFSDAEDRGGTLERLGPRDVLVLSYGLLVRDIERLAALRFSTIVFDEAQQLKNAATQRFRAARALQGDFKFALSGTPLENHLGELWALFAVVFPGLLGSLEAFRNRFAAPIEKQVDPTAAPALARVLQPFLLRRTKSQVEAQLPPRTDVHVPVVLSPPEWTLYEDARLAALSDLETRKSKMKDQERRIEVLAALTRLRLLASHPRLYDESSKLESSKLERFLELIQELREEGHRALVFSQFTSHLALVREVLDAQGIAYEYLDGQTPAAARADRVRAFQEGDAPLFLISLKAGGFGLNLTAATSVIHLDPWWNPAVEDQASDRAHRIGQQRPVTVYRLVSRGTIEEQMLSLHEQKRALVAGVLEGKDAAGRLSTQELLGLLARRLPGIEGLETDATKH
- a CDS encoding N-acetylmuramoyl-L-alanine amidase; amino-acid sequence: MRVRFSHFVLPVLLLTAPSAVGASKRNEAEEAYQQARRSYYALKDDASRRKLRHHWLNVVHRFEAVATRFPKSDRAPDALFTAGDLLQELSRISFVEEDLQAAITDYSKLVEAHPKHRLADDAALALARIHVNRLDKPEAARKILNESLATNPKGDQGKELRALLASLPPSNRTPPAKPTVKPLPPVVKSTPDTAVAASNPNSPLVDAISKLAREPSPVLPRLDPSAPAASGSDSAKAPAATIVDAPTVADRALETKDGPKDGAKAETKAPEAVASSNGTSQPAKPEARVETPAVASKAPAQVEPAPAVKPVQPEAVASKQTRPVQEAPRPVTAPVDAQVAQARLKAVAKQSRHAELTLAEQLGLKVRRVVIDAGHGGHDSGAIGKAGTKEKDVALAISKKVADGLREKGLEVVLTRDDDSFIRLEDRAKLANEAHGDLFISVHCNSAATHKLRGIETYTLNTSADRYSIRLAARENASSEKGISDLQFILADLATKANTEESSRLANAVQHNLVTGLSAQYDGIKDLGHKEALFYVLLGAKMPAILVETSFLSHAEDEKRLASERYQDEVAKNIVLGVEEFLGDRRRMAKVD
- a CDS encoding DUF3592 domain-containing protein; this encodes MQLAIPHAPRRVRLAQVPGAVARLVRGVVLGLVVIAVLGLGAGYVGRYFVEEQRFTARAELVDALVGASHAPPWNQREDAEGTLDVLYTFAGEEHSVSGVRTDADHAASLGHGARVQLLVDPSQPGRPREATHARARAARVGLLPWGLGLGLLVALAGFAWEVRRLWRREVVPLRLGALVWLTPDDGYLPEGKGEAVFPAHFFRQDVKHPVRARCRPQRAPVRNGGKVLAAVVPGEPGWCRVIDEELARTLGWVR
- a CDS encoding DUF2381 family protein — protein: MPSLSLVVLLGLLLVGSAAAAQPPVSSSVPGARRIELSPEEAGSASEVVVSPGLSTMLLFDSELQRESIELESRQRFSLVDVGQATLRLVPSVSASPGERLKMVVRFRDGAAPSTAVFVLKVHPAKAEATIEVYRARRTIETYQQEIRDTRAEALQCKEELARMASEREAPAGLTGLLFNGGLDLHGVAGHVLTRAVEQTASKGLEASIVNSYRANKLVAADVWIELKTGTRPWRAEGATLKGRLGEDLTVLRVWQVTPILPGKTKGRVIVEAEAPAAADQGPFSLKLWEADGPRSITLGNVTFP
- a CDS encoding serine/threonine-protein kinase, which encodes MLGYTVERQLGQGGFGTVYLARCEGQRFALKLLHLPRVGERAEREVSILTRLRHPNVVGILGHGYWPVAQPQFAVIAMEYVEGSQLDAWADAENPTARKAARVLLGVARALAAAHADGVVHRDVKEANVMVRASDGLAKLVDFGIGDYAGARDLTADILPPGTVDYRSPEAWCFLRARREAPDARYTAGPADDLWALGLVAYRLLTGRFPFDGPDVASVTEAILSSAPTPPHEENERVPRTLGDVCMRLLEKTPEARTPSAQVLCESLEQALEGSDTTWDVPLCDAYAGDSATTEGEDLDSFEQWMNQPRRRPRRGKRLPEKGAPAVNEMPPATTTVLVAPAKRGAFRTWAALAGVLVLAGAGWGLAGPVFIPRQEVATPGKSPQADRAAAPIRPEATAAAVALPAMLQEDSATVTTQPNQMQPLQITSKPTKKGMGVMARAVSTAAACTALACPGPQVRPPPPPEPCPVGAVKAMAKRGIDIGDKQPAEFARVRPRIISIGEGPVEVHLIGGWEGLPGNSVLSGRSIVRDRVYARLTWATTSQGDSFPVCFDVYAEEGPRGMAREAGDDSPSRARIWTTAYVKAVAEFE